ACGACGTAGTCGATCGTCGGCTCGAAGCAGGCCGGCGTCTCGCGCGTGATGTCGTTCTTGATCTCGTCGAGCGTGTAGCCGACCGCGAGCTTGGCGGCGATCTTCGCGATCGGGAAGCCGGTGGCCTTGGAAGCGAGTGCCGAGCTCCGCGAGACGCGGGGGTTCATCTCGATGACGACGAGGCGCCCGGTCCCGGGGTGAACGCCGAACTGGATGTTGGAGCCGCCGGTATCGACGCCGATCTCGCGGATGATGCGGATCGCCGCGTTCCGCATCAGCTGGTACTCCTTGTCGGTGAGCGTCTGCGCCGGCGCCACCGTGATCGAGTCGCCGGTGTGCACGCCCATCGGGTCGAAGTTCTCGATCGAGCAGACGATGACGACATTGTCCTTGCCATCGCGCATCACCTCGAGCTCGAACTCCTTCCAGCCCGCGATCGATTCCTCGATCAGCAGCTCGTGGGTCGGCGAGGCGGCGAGGCCGCTCTCGACGATGGCGCGGAACTCCTCCGGCGTCGCCGCGACGCCGCCGCCCGTGCCGCCGAGGGTCCGCGACGGCCGGATGATCAAGGGCAGCGGGATCTCGGCGCGAATCGCCTCCGCCTCGGCGACGCTGCAGGCGTAGCCGCTCCGCGGCAGGTCGAGGCCGATCTTCTGCATCGCCGCCTTGAAGAGGTTGCGGTCCTCCGCCTTCTTGATCGCCGGCAGCTTCGCGCCGATCAGCTCGACACCGTACCTGTCGAGGACGCCGGCCTCCGCGACCTCGATCGCGAGGTTCAACCCGGTCTGCCCTCCGATCGTCGGCAGGATCGCCTGCGGCCGCTCGATCGCGATGATCTGCTCCAACACCTCCGCGGTCATCGGCTCGATGTAGGTGCGATCGGCGAACTCCGGATCGGTCATGATCGTCGCCGGGTTCGAGTTCACGAGCACGACGCGGTAGCCCTCCTCGCGAAGCGCCTTGCACGCCTGGACGCCGGAGTAGTCGAACTCGCACGCCTGGCCGATGACGATCGGGCCCGAGCCGATCAGGAGAATGGTCTGGAGGTCGCTTCGTTTCGGCACGTCAGCCTTTCTTCGTCCGCTCGATGAGATCCACGAAGCGCCGGAAGAGATAGCCCGAATCGTGCGGACCGGGCGAGGCTTCCGGATGGTATTGCACGGAGAAGAGCGGCTCTCTGGTGTGCGTGAGGCCCTCGACGGTGCGATCGTTCAAGTTGAGGTGGGTGAGCGTCGCCTTCCCCGCGAGCGCGTCGACGTCGACCGCGAATCCGTGGTTCTGCGACGTGATCTCGACCTTGCCGGTGGTCGTGTCCATCACCGGGTGGTTGGCGCCGTGGTGTCCGAACTTGAGCTTGTAGGTGCGGCCACCGAGCGCGAGCGCGAGGATCTGGTGGCCGAGACAGATGCCGAAGATCGGCACCTTGCCGACGAGCGCGGCGACGTTCTCGCGCGCGTACGGCACCGCGTCGGGGTCGCCGGGACCGTTCGAGAGGAAGACGCCGTCCGGCTTCTGCGCCAGCACGTCGGCGGCCGACGTCGCCGCCGGCACGACGCGCACGCGACAGCCGGCGCTCACGAGGTTGCGCAGGATGTTGTACTTGATGCCGTAGTCGTAGGCGACGACGAGCGGCCCGTCGGATCGCGGCGCGCCGCCCGTTCCTTCGAGCTGCCAGAGCGGCTCGCGCCAGTCGTAGGCAGCCTCGCAGGTGACCTCGCGCACGAGGTCGCGGCCGACCATCCCGGGCCGCTCCTTCGCGCGCGCGACGAGACGATCCGCGTCGAGGTCGACGGTGGAGATGATGGCTTCCTGCGCGCCGTGCGTCCGCAGATGGCGGACGAGCGCGCGCGTGTCGATGCAGGCGATGCCGACGATGCCGTGCGCCCTCATGTAGTCGCCGAGGCTCTGCTCGGCGCGCCAGTTGCTCGCGGGCTCCCAGTACTCCTTCACGATGAAGCCCTTCAGGAAGGGCTTCATCGCCTCGACGTCCTCGCCGTTCACGCCGACGTTGCCGATCTCCGGATACGTCATCGCGACCAGCTGCTCGTGGTACGACGGATCGGTCAGGATCTCCTGGTAGCCGGTCATGGCGGTGTTGAAGACGACCTCACCGCCGACCTCACCGCCGGCGCCGAACGCGCGCCCGCGAAACACCGTCCCGTCCGCGAGCGCGAGCAGCGCGGGCCGATCGCCCCGGTCCCCGCTGCACGGTAGTGAGCTGCTCATCGCGCGAACCTCCCCCCGAGATGATGGTCGATGACGCGCCCCGCGAGACAGACCGCGACCGCGCGTCCGCGTACGGCGCGGCCCGCGAACGGCGTGTTGCGGCTCCGGGAGCGGAAGGCCGTCGGGTCAATCGTCCAGCGCGCCTCCGGGTCGATCACCGTCACGTCGGCGACCGCGCCGGGCGCGAGCGTCCCGGCGTCGATGCCGAGCGCGCGCGCGGGACCGATCGTGAGGGCGCGGATCGCGATCGCCACGGTGAGCACGCCCGCGTACACCAGCTCGAGCACGAGCGGGAGCGTCGTCTCGAGGCCGACGATGCCGAACGGAGCCTCGGCCATCCCGCGCGCCTTCTCGTCGGCGTGATGGGGCGCGTGATCGGACGCGATCACGTCGAGGGTGCCGTCGGCGAGGGCCGCGCGCACGGCGGCCACGTCCTCGTGGGCGCGGAGCGGCGGATTCATCTTCGCGAGCGCGCCGTGCACCGCGACGGCCTCCGCGTCGAGCGTGAAGTGGTGCGGCGTCGCCTCCGCCGTGACGCGCGTCCCGGCCGCCCGCGCCGCGCGGACGATCGCGACCGCGGCCGCGGTGCTGAGGTGCGCGACGTGCAGATGGCCGCCGGTTTCCGCGGCGAGCGCGCAGTCGCGCTTCACCATCTCGCTCTCGGCGGCGGACGTCATGCCCGGGAGGCCGAGGCGCTCCGCGACGGGTCCGGCATGCATCACGCCGCCGCACGCGAGGGTGCGGTCCTCCGCGTGCGCGATCACCGCGGCATCCACGCGGCGTCCCGCCGCGAGCGCGGCGCGCATGATCTCCGGCCGCGCGATCGGCACGCCGTCGTCGGAGAACGCGACCGCGCCGGCGGCACGGAGGGCCGCGAAGTCGGTCAAGGTCTCGCCCGCGAGCCCCTTCGTCACCGCGGCGATCGGCAGCACGCGCGCGAGCCCGGCTTCGGCGGCGCGCGCGATCATCCAGCGCGTGATCTCGGGATCGTCGTTCACGGGGCTCGTGTTGGCCATCGCCGCGACGGTCGTGAAGCCTCCCGCGACCGCCGCGGTCACCCCCGTCGCGATCGTCTCCTTGTGCTCGCCGCCCGGCTCACGGAGATGGACGTGCATGTCGACGAGGCCGGGAGTCACCCAGAGCCCGGCCGCATCGATCGACGCGCGCGCCCGCGGAACGTCGCCGGGGGCGACGACGTCCGCCACGCGGCCCGCGTCGACGAGCACGTGCGCGATACGATCGACGTCGCGCGCCGGGTCCAGCACGCGACCGTTGCGGATCACCAGATCGATCACGCCGCGGCCTTCGGGTCGACGTACGAGTAGATGACGACGCGATCGCGGTGCTCGCGATCGAGCTCGCGCAGCCGCACCCGCACCCGCTCGTGGGGCGCGGTCGGGAGGTGCTTGCCGACGTACGTCGGCTTGATCGGCAGCTGGCGGTGCCCGCGGTCGATCAGCACCGCGAGGCGCGCCGAGAGCGGCCGCCCGGCCCGCCAGACGCACGAGAGCGCGTCCTTCGCCGTCCAGCCGCTGTTGATCACGTCGTCGACGATCACGACGTGGCGATTCGCGATCGTGACGTTCGACCCCTCCGTCGCCGGCGTACCGGGCCAGCGCGGGATCACGTCGCCGCCGCCCTGCACATCGAGAACGCCGAGGTCGACGGCGGCGCCGCGGAGCGCGTGGATGCGCTCGACGATGCGATGCGCGAGGAAGGCGCCCGCCATGCGAACTCCGACGATCACCAGATCTTTGAGCTCGCGGGTGTCACGCAGGATCGCATCGGTGAGCTCGGCGATCGCGCGCTCGATCTCCTGCGCCGTCATGATCGATTTCTGCGGACCGAGCTTGTACGACTTGTACGCGGCTTCCTCGGCCTGCTTCACCGTGTCGAAGATCACGAGCGCGTCGTCACGGAGCCACGCGTCGAGGTAGCCGTACATGGGCTCTTCGTAGACGTGGAAGTGCTTCGATTTACGGTTGCCGATCACCTGGATGCGCGTCTCGTGGTCGCAATAGAGGCACACGAGGTGGGCGCGTCCGACGCGCTCGCGGTGGAAGCGAAAACGGCGCTCGGACTGCACCGGCTCGCGCCGCGTAATGCAATTGGGGTTGGCGCAGCGGGGCCCGATGCGCATCGCGCCACGCTCGGCGCGCGCCGCCGGCACCGCGACCTCGCGGCCGACCCGCTCCGCGAGAACCATCTCGACGAGCGCCATCCGCACGGGCACGCCCGAAGCGGCCTGTCGGAAGTAGAGCGCGCGCGGGTCGCGATCGAGCGCCGAGGAGATCTCGCCCGTCCGCGGCAGCGGGTGCATCAGCACCGTATGCCGCATCGCCGGATCCTGGAACGTGTCGGTGTCGATGCGCAGGTACTCGACGCCGTCGTCGGTCGTGTCGTCGCGGCGCTCGCGCTGCGGACGCGTCATGTAGAGCGCGTCGAGCGTGATCGGCTCGGCTTCCGCGAGGCGCTCCTCGAGATCGAATTCCGTGTCGGTGAACAAGGTCAGTTGGTGCGGGCGGGCCGGCGCCAGATAGAGCGCGTTTACGTCGCGCGCGAGCGCCTTCAAGTCGCCCGGTCGGGCGACCGTCGGCCGGTAGCCGTACTCCTCCGCGACCTTTTGCAGCAACCAGTCGGGAAACTCCATCCCGCGGGCCGGAATGATGACGATGTTCGCCTTGAAGCGCGCGAGGGCGCGGACGAGCGAATGGGCCGTCCGGCCGCGCTTCAGGTCGCCGCCGATCGCGACCGTGATGCCGCGAAGCGTACCCTTGGCGCGCTTCAACGTGTAGAGATCGCAGAGCGTTTGCGTCGGGTGCTCGTGGCTGCCGTCCCCCGCGTTGATGAGCGGCACGTCGGCGTGCTCGGCCGCGACGCGCGCCGCCCCATCCCAGAAGTGCCGCAGCACCAGAACGTCGGCGTAGCTGGAGACGACCTTGGCGGTGTCAGCCAGGGTCTCGCCCTTCGACGCCGAAGAGCTCTTCATGTCGGAGGCGCCGATGACCGCGCCGCCGAGCCGCCACATCGCCGCCTCGAACGAGAGGCGCGTCCGCGTGCTCGGTTCGTAGAAGAGCGTCGCCATGATGCGACCGGCGGCGCTCTTCGGGATCTGGCCGGCGTCGCGCGTCTCCAGCGCCGCCTCCATCTCCTCCGTGCGGCGCAGGATGCTGTCGATTTCCTCGTCGGAGAGATCGGCGATCGCCAGAACGTGTCGACTCATGGGAGCGCCCTCATACGAGCGCGACCTCGTCGCGGCCGTCGAGCTCGCGGACCCGTACGTGCACGCGGCGGGCCTCGGTGTCGGGAACGTTCTGGCCTACGAAGTCGGCCCGGATGGGGACCTCGCGGTTGCCGCGGTCGACGAGGACGGCGACCTGGATCGCGTGCGGACGTCCGAGGCCGCCGAGCACGTCGAGGGCGACCCGTACCGTGCGGCCCGTCGAGAGCACGTCGTCCACCAGGACGACGACGGCGTCGTCGATCGAGAACGCGACGTCGGTCTCCGGTCCCTCGATGCGATCGCGCGGCTCCTCGACGTCGTCGCGGTAGGGCGTGATGTCGATCGCGCCGACCGGCACGATGCGCCCCGCGAGCTCCTCGATCTTCCGCGCGATCCGATGCGCGAGCTGGACGCCGCGCGACCGCACCCCGACCAGGACGAGCTGCTCGACGGCGCGGTCGCGTTCGAGGATCTGGTGCGCGAGGCGCGAGACAGCGCGGCCGATGGCGGTGCCATCGAGGAGGATCGCGGGCACGTCGGTCACTCGGCCGCCGTCCGAAGCGCCGTTGCCGACACGAAAAAGCCCTCCCGACCGGAGCCGGGAGGGCTTTCGAACGAGTAAAAACGGAACGTGGAGAGGATCACCGGACCGACCTTTCCTGACCTCGGAGGGTCAGATTAAAAGGTACGTGGATTTCGTACGCCCGACCGTGAACCAAGTCAAGCTTCGACCACGTGCCTGCGCGTTCTACGGCGTCCGCATGCCATGACACCTGAGAACACGACGCGCAAAGCCGCGCCGACTCTCGCCGAGACGCGCCTGGACCACTGGCTCTGGGCCGCACGCTTCTTCAAGACTCGCGGTCTCGCCTCCGAGGCGGTCGCGGGCGGACTCGTCCACCTGAACGGCGTGCGCACCAAGCCCGCGAAACCCGTGCGCGTCGGCGACACCATCGAGGTCCAGCGCGGGGAGCTCGTGACGGCGGCCGTCGTCCGCGGCCTGTCCGAGCAGCGCCGGCCGGCCCCCGAAGCCGCCCTCCTCTACGAGGAGACGCCGGCGAGCGTGAGCGCTCGGACCGAGCACCTGGCGCGCCGGCGGGAGGCGGCTGCCGGACGCTTCGAGCGGCTCGGGCGCCCGACCAAGCAGGACCGCCGCGAGAGCATTCGCCTCCGGCGGGGCCGCTGACCCGGGGAATCCCTAGGGAACCTAGCAGGGGGCTGCCCTCGCGCCAGGTGTGAGCGTCGCTGCGCTCCGCTCATTGCTCTTCTCCTCGAGACTCTATTTGAATCAAACCATACGGATACGTGTCAGCGGGATTGATGGACGCGAGCGAAGCGAGCGTCCGACAACGCGCACCTGGCAGCCCCCGCAGGTTGCTCAAAAAGGGTCAGCTGCAAGGCGCGAGGGAGCGAACGCGGAGGCGTAGCGGAGCTACGCCACACAAGTGAGCGACCGAGCAACGCGGCAGATGGCCCTTTTTCAGCAACCTGCTAGGGGCCGAACCAGGCCCCGTGGAACCAGCGCAGGAGGAAGGTCGTCCCGAGCGCACCGAGTACGACGGCGGGTCCGAGCTCGCGAATGCCCTGCCAGGTCGCCGAGCCGGTGAACGGTAGAAACGGCGTTTCGCGGTAGAACGCCGCGAATTCCACGGGACCGGTCGCGAGCTTCCGCTCGTCCTGATGACGGCAGCCGATCAAGACAAAGAGGGGGAACCCGCCGAAGAAGGCGACGTCGGCCGCGTTCCCGTTCGGGACCATGTGCAGGAGCCCGAAGAGGCCGAACCCCATCAGGAGCGGGTGGCGCGTGAGCCGTTGGGCGCCGCGCGGGCGCGGATCGCCGGGCACGATCGCCGCCGGGCTCGGCCGGAAAAGGCCAGCCACGATCAGGATATAGGCGACCAGCATGGCGGCGTAGAGCAGCCATCGCAGCACCGGTCCGAGCGGGATCGACCACAGCAGCGGCCCGGCGTGCTTGTTGGTGAAGTAGATCCACACGAGCGGCACGAAGAAGAGGAAGGCCACGATCGAGTAGAGCCCGAGGAACGGACCCGTGCCGATGCGGGAAACCAGGCGCGCCCGGACGCGCACGCTCGAAAGGCCCAAGTGGGAGGCTGCAAACCCGATCCAGAGCAACACGATCGCGAGAGTCGCCGACACGGGGTCCTCCTTTCGTCGTGCGGCGGGCCCGCCGCACGGTTGGCGGCGCGATACTGACCAAGACGCGGGGCTACGGCAACGGACGCCGCGGGCGAAACTCAGGGCCAGCTGCTATGAGGCCCCGTGCTCGCGTACCGCCCGACCTGCCACCGCTGCCTCCGGCCGGCCTCGCATTGCTATTGCGCCCACCTGACCCCGATCACGAGCCGGACCCGCGTCGTGTTCCTCCAGCACCCCCGCGAGTACCGCATGCCGATCGGCACCGCGCGCATGACGAACCTCGGCCTCATGAACTCCGAGCTGCACGTCGGCGCCGACCTCGACCGCCACCCCCGGGTGCGGGCGCTCACCGACGACCCCCGCGGCGCCGCGCTGCTCTTCCCCGGAGAGGATGCCGTCGAGCCCTGGACGCTCCCCGACGGACCACCGACGACCCTGGTCGTCCTCGACGGTACGTGGATCCAGGCGCGGAAGATGCTCGCGCGGAGTCGACGCCTGCAGCGCCTGCCCCGCGTCGCATTCACCCCGCCGCGCCCCGGACTGTACCGCATCCGCCGCGAGCCCGCCGCGCACTGTCTCGCCACCGTCGAAGCGGTCGTCCAGGTGCTCGGCCGGCTGGAGAATGATCCGGACCGCTTCGTGCCGCTGTTGCGGGCCTTCGACCAGATGGTCGAGCAGCAGCTGCGCTACAAGACTACGCGGCCGAACCCCTACTTCCACGCCCCCCGGCCGCGCCTGCCGGATCGGGAGCGTGTTCGCGCGATGCTCGCCAGGGACCGAGGGCGCGTGGTCCTCGTGCACGGCGAGGCGAACGCCCACGCCATGGCGGCGCGCGTCCCGGGCGATCCCGAGCTGCTGCAACTCGTCGCCGAGCGGTACGCCACCGGCGAGCGCTACGAAGCCCTGCTGGCGCCGCGCCGGCCGCTCGCACCCTCGGTACCGGGCCATCTCGAGCTACCGGCCCACCGCTTCGTCGACGCCGAGCACGTGCGCGCCGCGCTCGACCGCTTCGCGAGCTTCCTTCGCCCGGGCGACCGGCTCGCGTCCTGGGGCCGCTTCACGCTCGACCTCCTCGCGGCCGAGGGTATTCCCGCCCCGGAGGCGATCAATCTCCGGGACGTGGCCGCACGCGCGCTCGAGCGAAGCCCGCGGGGTCCGGAGCAGGCGGCCGCCGACCTCGCCGGGAAAGACCCGCCGCGACGGACGTGGACCGACGGACGCGCCGGCCGTCGCGTCGCGGCGCTCGCGACGATCGTCGCGCGAGTGCTCCGCGAGCCCTGACGGGTCGCGACGGGCGCCCGCGCCAGTCGCGCGGGCCGGCCGCGCGCCGCGCGATCGCGTCACAGCCCGCAGGCCGCGAGGGCCTTCGCGATCCGGGTGCGGGCGCGGTCGTCGGCGAACGGGAAAGAGCGGAAGAAATCGCCGGCGGTGAACGCGTCCCTCCGCGCGCGCACGTTCGCCGCCCACGCAGCCGCGCGCGCGCGGTCCCCGGCGAGCGCGTGCGCGGCGACGGCGACCACGGCGATCAGCACGTGCGCGCCCGGCGAGCGCGCCGCGCGCTCGGCCCAGTCGGCCGCGGCGGCGTGCTCGTCCGCAACGACGTGCGCGAGCGCCCGCGTCGCGGCCATCGCGTAGTACAGCGGGTCGAGCGGGCTCAGCGCCATCGCGGCGTCCGCATCGGCCCGCCCCGCCGCACCCCGACCCGAGAGGGCATGCGTCCAGGCTCGCGCGTAGATCCCCTGGGCGTAGCTCGGGCTGAGGGCCGTCGCGCGCTCGAGCCACGCGAGGCTCGTGTCGAGGTCGCCGACCAGCCAGAAGCTTCTCCCCATGGTGAGGTTCGCGAACGGGTCGAGCGGGTCGAGCGCGACGCTCCGCTCGGCCGCGTCGCGCGCCGCCTGCGCCTCTGCGGCGGCGTCCCCCGTGTACCCGAGGAAGGCGTTCTGGAAGTGCACGAACGAGCGGCCGGCGTGCGCCCGCGCGAACCGCGGGTCGGCGGCGGCGGCACGCGCGAAGAGCTCGCCCGCGGTCGCGTTGTCGGCGCGATGGAAGCGGAACATGTGCTGCAGGCCGAGGTGATAGGCCGCCCAGGCATCGAGCGACTCTGGCGCGGCGATGCGCGCCGCCTGCGCCTCGTGCATGGGGATCTGCAGGTCGAGCGCCGTCACGACGCGGACGGCGATCGACGCCCGCGTCTCGTGGACGTCCTCCAGCCTCGTCGCGCTGCGATCCGCCCAGACGACGCCGCCGTCACGCGCGTCGAGCAGCTCCACCGTGACGACGACCGAGCGTCCCGCCACCTCCACCGCACCCGACAGGCAATAGCGCGCGCCGAGCGCCTGGCCGACCTCGCGCGGATCGACCACCGCACCCCGGAAGCGGAAGGTCGACCCGCGCGCGATCACGAAGAGCCAGCGCAGGCGGGAAAGCTCGGCGATCAGCTCGTCGGGAAGCGCATCCGCCACGGTCGCCGACCGCTCGTCGCCGCCGATCACGCGGAAGGGCAGCACCGCGATCGACGGCCGCGCCGCGTCGGCCGCGACGACGTCGCGCAGCTCGGCGGCGACGACCCGCACCTCGGCGACGAGGCGAAAACCGCGGCCGTGCACGGTGCGAATGAGCCGCTGCGCCTTGCCGTCGTCGCCGAGCGCCCGCCGCGCCGACTTCACCCGGCTGTCGAGCGCCGAATCGGAGACGACACGTCCGTCCCAGACCTTCTCGATGATCTCGTCGCGCGAGACCATCCGGTCGCGATTGTCGGCGAGGAGGTGCAGAAGGCCGAAGACCTGGGGCTCGACGGCGACCACCTCGCCGTCGCGGCGGAGCTCGCCGGCCGCGGCATCGAGCTCGAAGCCCGCGAACACGTACTTCATCGCCGGCCACGATAGCGAATCACCGCCACGGCTCCTAGAAATCTCCCGGAATTCTCCAGGCGGTCTCCCAGCATCGCGAACGCGGAATCCGTACGAGGACGAGCACGGAGCCGGATCGACCGGCCCCGACACGAAAGGAGAGTCACCATGCCGCTCGTCACCATCGATCTGATCGAAGACGTGTTTACCCCGACCCAGAAGCAGGAGCTCATCGAGAAGGTCACGGAGGCCATGATCGCCGTCGAGGGCGAAGCGCTCCGGCCGGTCACCTGGGTCCGCATCAACGAGGTCGCCCAGGGCGACTGGGCGATCGGCGGCAAATGCCTGCGCGCCGCCGACGTACGGGCCCTCAAGGCGGGAAAGGCAGCGTAACCCCCGCGCTTTCGGTCGTCACGACGCCCCCTGATCAGCAGGGGGCCACGAAACGACCGCGTGGCGGGAGGGAAGACGCGCGACGGGCAGCACAGCGCCGCCCGTCGCGGTCTCAATGCTGCCGCTGCTTCAGGAAGTCGACGATCGCGTTCGCCGCCGTCTCGGAGACCTCGTGTCGCAGGTGCGGCATGCGAGGCTTCTTTTCCTTCAGCATGTGCCAGACGCGATCGGTGACGTAGGCCTGGTCGTGCGCCTCGAAGTACGCGGCGTCGAACCTGGCGGTCGGCTGCGGCTGGCCCGGAACCGCGACGACGTCGCCGCGACCGGCATCACCGTGGCAGTTGACGCAGTAGCGCGCGTAGACCTCGTATCCGCGCGACAGGATCTTCACGTACGCGCCGACGGCCGCGGCGTCCTTCGTCGTGAGCTTCAGTGGCGGCGCATGCCGCTCGCCGACGAGCGCTCGGAGCCGGTCGTCGCTCAGATCGCGCTGGAACTCCGGATCCGAGAGGTCGTGTGAGGCCACCTTGTCGTTTCCGCCCGCCTGCAGCGGCGGCTTGCCGTAGATCCCATGGCACGAGGCGCACCGGTCGGCGTACACGTCGTGTCCGGGCTCGACCAGCGCCCAGTCGATCGTCGGCAGACGCCTGAGATGCGCTGCGACGACCTCGACGTCTCCCTCCCGCGCCTTCAGGGCCGCGGGGTCGAGGGCGAGGTCGAGCGAGCTCCCGCGCCGCACACGACGCGCGAGCTCGGCATTGGAGTACTTCGCGAGAAACCCGCTGCGCAAATCACGTGGCGGCTCCGGGAAGATGACGGCATCGGGACCGTCGCCCCGGCCGTGCAGGCCGTGGCATCGGGCGCAGTCGCGGTGGAAGAACCGCGCTCCGTTGCTCGTGTCGGCGTGCGCCGCCACGGCGAAGGCCCACACCACGACCATCACGAGCGCCCTCACGACTCGGGCGGCCCATGCCATCGATCGCCGAGAGGACGACATAGCCGTCGTTCTATACCTCCAGGCTGGAGAAACACCATCGCGATCGGCCCTCGCGATGGAGCAGATTTCCGGGCCGGACCTTTGCCGACGCGAAGCGGACGTGCAACGGTTGACGCCTCGCGGGCGGATGCAAGATTGTGTCACCATGCCCGCCGCGGTTCGCCGCACTCCCGGGTCGCTCGCCCCCGTGGTCATCGCCTGGCTCTTCGCGGCCGTCCTCGCGTTCCCCGGCAGCGTCGACAGCGCACCGGATCCCGGGCGCGGTCGAGCCGCCGACGAGAACGCGGCCGCGCCGGAGCCCGAAGAACAGGATTGCCTCTCGTGCCACAAGACCGTTGAAGAAGTCGACGACGTCGATCT
The sequence above is drawn from the Deltaproteobacteria bacterium genome and encodes:
- the carB gene encoding carbamoyl-phosphate synthase large subunit; this encodes MPKRSDLQTILLIGSGPIVIGQACEFDYSGVQACKALREEGYRVVLVNSNPATIMTDPEFADRTYIEPMTAEVLEQIIAIERPQAILPTIGGQTGLNLAIEVAEAGVLDRYGVELIGAKLPAIKKAEDRNLFKAAMQKIGLDLPRSGYACSVAEAEAIRAEIPLPLIIRPSRTLGGTGGGVAATPEEFRAIVESGLAASPTHELLIEESIAGWKEFELEVMRDGKDNVVIVCSIENFDPMGVHTGDSITVAPAQTLTDKEYQLMRNAAIRIIREIGVDTGGSNIQFGVHPGTGRLVVIEMNPRVSRSSALASKATGFPIAKIAAKLAVGYTLDEIKNDITRETPACFEPTIDYVV
- the carA gene encoding glutamine-hydrolyzing carbamoyl-phosphate synthase small subunit, producing MSSSLPCSGDRGDRPALLALADGTVFRGRAFGAGGEVGGEVVFNTAMTGYQEILTDPSYHEQLVAMTYPEIGNVGVNGEDVEAMKPFLKGFIVKEYWEPASNWRAEQSLGDYMRAHGIVGIACIDTRALVRHLRTHGAQEAIISTVDLDADRLVARAKERPGMVGRDLVREVTCEAAYDWREPLWQLEGTGGAPRSDGPLVVAYDYGIKYNILRNLVSAGCRVRVVPAATSAADVLAQKPDGVFLSNGPGDPDAVPYARENVAALVGKVPIFGICLGHQILALALGGRTYKLKFGHHGANHPVMDTTTGKVEITSQNHGFAVDVDALAGKATLTHLNLNDRTVEGLTHTREPLFSVQYHPEASPGPHDSGYLFRRFVDLIERTKKG
- a CDS encoding dihydroorotase, whose translation is MDLVIRNGRVLDPARDVDRIAHVLVDAGRVADVVAPGDVPRARASIDAAGLWVTPGLVDMHVHLREPGGEHKETIATGVTAAVAGGFTTVAAMANTSPVNDDPEITRWMIARAAEAGLARVLPIAAVTKGLAGETLTDFAALRAAGAVAFSDDGVPIARPEIMRAALAAGRRVDAAVIAHAEDRTLACGGVMHAGPVAERLGLPGMTSAAESEMVKRDCALAAETGGHLHVAHLSTAAAVAIVRAARAAGTRVTAEATPHHFTLDAEAVAVHGALAKMNPPLRAHEDVAAVRAALADGTLDVIASDHAPHHADEKARGMAEAPFGIVGLETTLPLVLELVYAGVLTVAIAIRALTIGPARALGIDAGTLAPGAVADVTVIDPEARWTIDPTAFRSRSRNTPFAGRAVRGRAVAVCLAGRVIDHHLGGRFAR
- a CDS encoding aspartate carbamoyltransferase catalytic subunit, which encodes MSRHVLAIADLSDEEIDSILRRTEEMEAALETRDAGQIPKSAAGRIMATLFYEPSTRTRLSFEAAMWRLGGAVIGASDMKSSSASKGETLADTAKVVSSYADVLVLRHFWDGAARVAAEHADVPLINAGDGSHEHPTQTLCDLYTLKRAKGTLRGITVAIGGDLKRGRTAHSLVRALARFKANIVIIPARGMEFPDWLLQKVAEEYGYRPTVARPGDLKALARDVNALYLAPARPHQLTLFTDTEFDLEERLAEAEPITLDALYMTRPQRERRDDTTDDGVEYLRIDTDTFQDPAMRHTVLMHPLPRTGEISSALDRDPRALYFRQAASGVPVRMALVEMVLAERVGREVAVPAARAERGAMRIGPRCANPNCITRREPVQSERRFRFHRERVGRAHLVCLYCDHETRIQVIGNRKSKHFHVYEEPMYGYLDAWLRDDALVIFDTVKQAEEAAYKSYKLGPQKSIMTAQEIERAIAELTDAILRDTRELKDLVIVGVRMAGAFLAHRIVERIHALRGAAVDLGVLDVQGGGDVIPRWPGTPATEGSNVTIANRHVVIVDDVINSGWTAKDALSCVWRAGRPLSARLAVLIDRGHRQLPIKPTYVGKHLPTAPHERVRVRLRELDREHRDRVVIYSYVDPKAAA
- the pyrR gene encoding bifunctional pyr operon transcriptional regulator/uracil phosphoribosyltransferase PyrR, whose translation is MTDVPAILLDGTAIGRAVSRLAHQILERDRAVEQLVLVGVRSRGVQLAHRIARKIEELAGRIVPVGAIDITPYRDDVEEPRDRIEGPETDVAFSIDDAVVVLVDDVLSTGRTVRVALDVLGGLGRPHAIQVAVLVDRGNREVPIRADFVGQNVPDTEARRVHVRVRELDGRDEVALV
- a CDS encoding DTW domain-containing protein, which gives rise to MLAYRPTCHRCLRPASHCYCAHLTPITSRTRVVFLQHPREYRMPIGTARMTNLGLMNSELHVGADLDRHPRVRALTDDPRGAALLFPGEDAVEPWTLPDGPPTTLVVLDGTWIQARKMLARSRRLQRLPRVAFTPPRPGLYRIRREPAAHCLATVEAVVQVLGRLENDPDRFVPLLRAFDQMVEQQLRYKTTRPNPYFHAPRPRLPDRERVRAMLARDRGRVVLVHGEANAHAMAARVPGDPELLQLVAERYATGERYEALLAPRRPLAPSVPGHLELPAHRFVDAEHVRAALDRFASFLRPGDRLASWGRFTLDLLAAEGIPAPEAINLRDVAARALERSPRGPEQAAADLAGKDPPRRTWTDGRAGRRVAALATIVARVLREP
- a CDS encoding winged helix-turn-helix domain-containing protein, whose translation is MKYVFAGFELDAAAGELRRDGEVVAVEPQVFGLLHLLADNRDRMVSRDEIIEKVWDGRVVSDSALDSRVKSARRALGDDGKAQRLIRTVHGRGFRLVAEVRVVAAELRDVVAADAARPSIAVLPFRVIGGDERSATVADALPDELIAELSRLRWLFVIARGSTFRFRGAVVDPREVGQALGARYCLSGAVEVAGRSVVVTVELLDARDGGVVWADRSATRLEDVHETRASIAVRVVTALDLQIPMHEAQAARIAAPESLDAWAAYHLGLQHMFRFHRADNATAGELFARAAAADPRFARAHAGRSFVHFQNAFLGYTGDAAAEAQAARDAAERSVALDPLDPFANLTMGRSFWLVGDLDTSLAWLERATALSPSYAQGIYARAWTHALSGRGAAGRADADAAMALSPLDPLYYAMAATRALAHVVADEHAAAADWAERAARSPGAHVLIAVVAVAAHALAGDRARAAAWAANVRARRDAFTAGDFFRSFPFADDRARTRIAKALAACGL
- a CDS encoding tautomerase family protein; the protein is MPLVTIDLIEDVFTPTQKQELIEKVTEAMIAVEGEALRPVTWVRINEVAQGDWAIGGKCLRAADVRALKAGKAA